In the genome of Vespa crabro chromosome 1, iyVesCrab1.2, whole genome shotgun sequence, the window GATTGAAAAAacgttgaaaaaattaaacacaAATTAAAAGTGAAATTGAACAAACGAATGTTCAAAATGtccaatgaaataaattaaatctctTTAATGGATATAAAACTTTCAAAAATTACCCCGTTGTGTGTTCCATTAGGAATTTACGTtctaataaattgaaaacacatgattttatattatgttatcaATCAtccgaaaaataaagaaggagggtgatgaagagaaagagagggagagagagagagagagagagagagagagagagagacttatctctctctctctctctctctctaagtctttaaataattcattcaacTAACTCAGGGAGAATCGAAGATCGTTTTCGGGATCAGATGCAAATCAGATTCATTAGCGTTAAGCTAGATGGGGATGGAAAACGTGCTCGGTGATGTGATCCTACCGcgtaaacatacacacacacacacacgcgcgcgcgcacacatacatacacaaatacgTTGTCAAGGGATACGTCGTTGTATTCCGTTTGGTATTTGCGAGGGTAGTTATTGCGCGGTTACACCAACCCCTCATGACACTCGTCTCTTTCCTAAATGCATTTGCACTTTGTCCTGACGATCCTGACGATCCTGACATTTTGAATCTAACATAATTTCagtatttgaataataatattctacgAAAGtactaaaatattttctaataatattggcaataattttctttcatctttcctttttttcttttatcatttttatacaatattcattttatacacacatacatatatatatatatatatatataatatgtattatatcataCGTACCTATactcatatttataaataaataaatatatatatatatatataaatatataagtatacgatataataaaaaatattgaataaataatacaaaatatatgaaaatatttatcgtgaaaatattttgagGAGATAAATGAACTCTTTTGAATGATTGAAATCATTAagcgtataatataaataaattgaaatgaatatCCGGGAAATAGATATAAAGCGAAACGATTGAAAATGATCAAGGAATATCAAGAAATGACATTcgatagaatgagagagggtgagagaaacATTTCGACAAAGAGGCGTGTTGCCAACGTAGCTTTTCCCTAGGGTTAGAGTATGAGAGCGCGAAGATATACCCCTTGGGATTACAGGGATTACACGGAGATTGAATCATTTCCCACCCACTCCCGTGACGATACCTAAACGTGTCTCCGCCAAGCTGTCCCTTAATCATCGTGTCTTTAGCAGAGGTCGTTATCGCGTTTCCGATTCGAAATTATCCTTCGAAATTCGATGTACCTATTAactatttaaaagagaaatccCTATCAGACTAAatatcatttcgtttttcttttttttcttttcttctctttcttttttttttctttctaggaaataaaaaaaaaaattaagattatatcttttttttttgctactctcatttaatttttcatttacattgaTCTCAGTACTTTGCGCGATATAAAATAACCtttagtataataattttgtcgAGACGATGAAACATTTATGtgatacttcttttttattttttttctttcttttttttttttttttttttttattttatattatcaaaaatcaaaatgtgtaaaatattgttcgtaatttttcttttttttgttttttatttacgctttaagaaaaattcatttcaaaaaGTGCGATCGACATACGAACGaaagattttaacaaaattataaatttcgtGTTACCTACGTTTTGCGCttggtaaaatattaaaaaaaaaaaaagagaaaaaaaaagaaaaattattgtaataaattctacgtttatattttactttgagAGAAAAATTCGTCTCGGATAATTTCATTGACGGCATAAACggcataaaattaataaacttttacatttatatttcccGTGTGTTTTATCTATTAAagtattaacaaatatatatatatatatactctattCTGTTATGacgtttaatttaaaaaaaaaaaaagaagttcttttaaaaaaatatcgatcggcATTTAAACAAAAACTTAAATATTCGTCGTAACATTAAGGAAAGTTTCGTCGTAAATAATCGAGTCAATTATGCGAAAGGCACGTAATGAAAGCGATGTCGTACAAAACCAGCTAAAAACAAACTCCAAAAGATTCGTTTGGCAACCCCCTAATCAAGTCCCGTTTAATAAAAGCAGGGTAGTCGGTTCTGCACCCTCGACGCAGAAGCGAGCCCTGCTAATCTGACTTTGATTAAACTTTTAGCGACACCTAAAAGGGTGCTACCCGATAGATACgcctatctatatatgtatgctttCGGGATAACTAACGTGTAAGTCGATTTTTATTACGGAACTGCGCATACATTACGTTATCTCAGCCGACACGCTTGATAATAGAATCATCGACGCCTAAGGATTACGCTAATAAAGCTTTCAAAAGcttgaaaaatttgtttcttatttaaataaaaaaaaaaaaaaaaaaaaaagaaaaaaaaaccaatgaAAGCTAaacatacataatatgtatttaaagtATGAAATAGATTTGACGAGGcaacaaaattatatcaattctaTTCCTTATCTTCCAATCTTATCATATTGTTTCGTAAAGTTTAATATCGTTCCAAACATTATGAAAATGTATAATCAGaatgaataattgaaatttttgttaaattgtatttctattatacttttcttcttctatttttttttctttttttttttttttttttttttttatcaaatcgaTAGATCAACCtggatatttaatataagGATGAACTTTATTACCTATCTAGCAGTGTCCTCTCCTAAATGTAGCATAATATAAACAGTCAGTCTTCTGGACGATGTACTTTGAGAACAGATGTCGCTGTACTCGTGTTCTAATCGATAATGCAGATTACGGATTTTTACTCAACTGCACCAAACTGTTTTACCTACagtagataaatagaaaaaattaaattgttgTCTTTCGTTAGCGACCGTATGCGATCTTACCgacatatatgaataaaatgtaaactacaaatgtaaaaaaggaaattactATTGTATAAGCTTGTGTAGATTATACCTATGCGTTATCTAATAATCGTATGTGTGTACTAAAtacaaaaatcaaatttttgtatttagtAAAGACAAACAATGCATCTgactttacatttttttcgtttctaattaaaattataaaaatagttaaAACGTATTTGAACTGACATTAGCTCGATATTAATTccgatgaaatatataatgtataaaatataatatctaaagaatattaaattcaacaggccaatgttaattttattcttttataatatcactactactgttatttcAAATTCCAAAAGAATTTCAAGAAATATCTAAATCTTTAATCATAGAGAAAAGGAACTAgtcttttcttaattaaaatctaatacttttcatgtttattattgtgtttacttattattattttttacgtttaCAATGCACAACTACCAggagattaaaattttcaaatatcataattttatattaaaattattttaaatttctcgCGCGTTACCGTCTTTATAATGTTCAAACGAATATACTATCATttaaagttaattaattatattccttGTATCctatatatcgtttaaataattataaaagcattgaaagtattaattttattttatcttgcgCTGAAAAAGCGCGACAGAACTTATGTATGAATTAATtgttctctaaaaaaaaaattacttttccaTACGATCTAtttaaacaacaataaagtttttacaaaaattcgaaaaaaaaaaaaaaaaaaaaaactgagaGTTCgtaaattgtatttaaaatatatgatattattaaaaaattacaatatttattatatatcctgaagtaaattaattacaaataatgaaACGGTTGAATCTTATTAATTGTGAAAAATGTATGATAGATTACACAATTGTACTAATAgttaataaacgaaatataataaaataattaaacttatgttaaatttttaaGGAAGATACGACGTGTATTCTACGAGGCATTGCGAAAGATCATTTCGTTGAAAGACATCGGCCTTGATCTGATaccacttttattatttttatttcagaaatAATGAATGACTTTAAATAGCatggtcattattatcaatcgttatattatgaatttgtattgaatttatttattaatgtgtACGCGTTAACACACGCACAGGCACACGCGCACAAATGCCTCTAAATACGACGGCaatatattgtaatttgtgatattaatttaaaattttttttatatatatatatatatatatatatattttttttttttttatatacttaattataaacatattaaaatacttaatatgaaatatttcacttATCTATTgctttaattataacaatgtctACCATCGGACGCATTCCAAACTGTCTGAAtggtatataacatatatggTATATACACAGgcaataatgtatattatcaatatatgattatataatccgaaataaaaagaaaaattaatgtttcCTACGTTTATCACGATCGTCACGACGTTGATCTCGATCTTCTTTACGTTTTGTTGTTGTACTTGTTGAACTAGTAGCATGTTTAGCTTGTTTCAAGAATTGATCCAAACCGAAAGGATCTTCCTcatctttttcaaattgtacTGGTCCAGATCGTGTAGTTGATCTATCGGTACCACTGAACTCTTTATCCGGTACaaatctacaaaaaaaaaaaaaaaaaagaaaaaaaaaagaaaaacatattattttgaatatataaaatataaataataaacacaagatataaaagaaataaattaacctATTTGTTTTAACAAGTTTCTCCAAATCATCtccataattatctttatcaatatttttacttgGCCGATAGATATGAGATGCAATAGAGTTTGCATCTTTCCATGGTTTATCGTAAACATTGTACTCATCATCATGACCATAACCACTGTCCATTCCTTTACTAGTATTAAACAAACGTTGATCAAATTGTGCTTCTCCAGAAGTAGGAATGCTTTTCGCTGGTAAACCAAGTGCAATTTGTTCACTGATATCACGTTCACGTTCTCGTTGTAAACGAGATCTTTTGTCTGGTGCAGCACGTGCCAAATTTCGATCTCTTGCACGATCCTTATGTCGTTCTTGTCTTAGCTGATCTCTTTCACGTGATTCTTCGGCTTTATctgtaatattacaaaaaataatatatatttcctattgaaatataataaaaatatttataacaattcttatttgtattttttttttttatttttctttttctttcttttttttcttctctttttttcttatctcaaatatttataataattttcttatccatctataaataaagaacaaacCTAATGCAGCACTGGACTTCAATCCAGCACGTTCTTCTCTAGCCTTTTGTGCTAACTGTCTCAAAtgatcctccttcttctctttttccttctgaGCTAACTTTTTCTCTAACTGAGCTCTCATTTCAACTGCTTCACGAGCTTTCCTATCAGCAATATATAATGCCTCTGCCAATTTCgcaaaattttcattcaaatgAACTTGTTGCAATCCACGACCATCTGCAGCGAGACGTTTATCGAGAGGAATTGTATAAccctaatataaaatatcattatttttaataattattaaaatattctatactGTGGAACAATTTGATACCTTAGCATTTTTCCAATTACTGATACAAGGCGGTATTTTCCATTCCTTCTGTTCTTTCACCGTAACTTTTCTTGTTGGAGAATGCATGACAGGTgctggaggagaaggaggtcctcgtggaatttttttattaattctgtataaaaaaaaatatatatatatatatatatatatatatatatatatgtaattaataatataaataagatataatttataaataattacttgaATTTTGGTGGCTCCAATGGATCTATCTGTGCTTCTACCATTCTAATAACTCTTTGTTTGGCGCCTGAATTAAATGATTGTCCTTGCTGAGAAGGAGTATATCGAATATACTGAGCTGGTGCTTGTTTTTCCGCACATCTGACAGGCATTGCAGCGGCAATTTTTGATCTAGTAATTTTTTCTAAAGCTTTCTTAGTTTTTTCTGTAATCTCATCGATTTCCTCATCAGCTGGACGTTGTAATGTAGGATCTTCCTCGCTTGTTATTTCAGATGGTAATAAATCACTGAGTTTACTAtaaactattttatctttagaaTGACCCTGTCTAGCTATAACATCGTATTTAACTTTTCCTTGTGCATCTAATTGAACTGCAAGTGCATTGCTAGtcgtttctttccctttcattCCCATTCCCAAAGGATATTGAGCGACATGAATTTCTGGAAAGGAACCACCATCTCCAAAATCCTATCAAAAATTATCCATAAAGTTCATTTAAtgtaaacaatataaatactatatattgttaaatagaaaaattaacaataattcaaCCTCTGCATTGCGTGGAACCCATCCTTTACGTTGTCCATAAGGTGGTGCTGTAATAACAGCCTTAACCAAGGCAGAGACTGGTCTTTGACGTAATTTTTGTTCACGAGCTTCATCTTCCCTATCCCAAACAACTTGACTGGGTGTTGGCAATAaactaaatagaaatatattaatttattaacctTAAATAAATACTTCCTCGAATTAATCTTTCTAAaagtattatcaatataaattttgataagGTTAAGCgccattatcataaataattgtaactatctattcttttaaaacttatataattaatattaatgcattattatttgatattataaatttacctTGTCAAAGacatttttgtaaatatatattaggaAATAATACAGAATAATTCACGAATATACGAAATAACCCAACCACAATCAATTCATGTATCGAATGATCAATGCTACCAGCGCCAACGCGTCAGAAGTAGGAACTAATAAAActttgaaaagaataaaattttttaaaaaagaaaaaaagaaagaaaattacatcaaatattaaatataataaaatatacgaaataattattaaaatctaatCAAATAGTATTCTGTTTcgtatcaattatatatagatattattaatgaatttattaaattcatattaaGAATGGAATATGttatggaaataaaatatgatcgtTTTAAATTTCGCGCATTTTTTAAGGCgccaaataaaataataatcaataatttcattaatcggATGAAAAAGCAACAGAACTACTTTTTGAtaggaaaattttaataaaatgattgcTCCATTAgtacataatttatttatcaacacgtattttccataaatatatcatatatcaatattcattatatatataatgaatatatatatatatatatatatatatatatatatatccttttttcctacatataataatatactctTACAGTACACTGTTAATGTATGAgagtgtgtatgcgtgtatatatataatctccatatacttttcaatatattatttttttgtaccaATTTGAGTTGCATTTATAAACTCACAATGCGCTTTCgtatatactctctctctctctctctctctctctctctctctctctctctctctctttctttctttctttctctctctctcttttaatttcatttatttttgcaGATTGTCTACATTTCACAggtttttatacaaatattcgtatcgtttgtatcgaggtcgtatttgtataaaagaaaaaaaaaagggaagaaaaacaataaaataaaaaaattacacaTCGATCAAAATAAAACCGTAGTTGATATGTACGGATATGTTTTCGGAACGtttattcgttatttataagaacaatacaatttttatattgtacagATTGATAAGGTTAAACAAAATGACAAATCTACGATGTATCTTTAATGAAAGATAATCTGCAAAAATAGATCTACGAACtagcatatatgtatatagatatacatatatacatatattcacatATAAGCAATACAATGatgtttatttatgtaataaatattattaataaatggaGAACGCACTGCCATAATGTTATATAACCTAAAATTTTGCAAAGTCAATCGaacataattttaaaatgaaaaaaaaattaattatcctgTTTCCCAACTTAGAATTCTAATTCATAAGCGCATAATCATTCATATTGAGATCTGTTTTCAAACGCATTtctcatattatatatgtttcgCTTGCAATaccattacatatataaatatacatatatacgtacacatgtatatatacatatacatatatatatatatatatatatatatatatatacgtatgtatatctataaataattagCTATGACATTTTTTGTAAGTACATATGAtgccataatatatatatacatatgtatatatatatatatatatgcctaagtatgtctttttcttttttcaaataataaccTACGACTCTCGACCAGCAAGAGTGAATTCATTTTCGTTTATGTGTTCGCATTTTTTAGACTATTTTCTGTTAgatctttgtttatttctttctttctttctttctttctttctttctttctttctttctttctttctttctttctttctttttttctgaataGATTATAGGAGCAACATGCGTGTAAATGTGCAACAGCAGTTCgtggctttttttttctttttcttttttctcttttttttttactaaaggATCAGATACAGtcgcttttttatttattattataattattatgttattatgttttctttcattttttttttttgccgtttacatcttttttttcttttttctttttttttttttcctgtgaGATTACACTAATGAAAAGGGAGAAGGCAGTGCAAGCGTTGAATACTACGGTAATTACCGCGAAGTCAACTTCGAGTTTAATTACTTCACAAACTCGTGAAAGAAACTTTTCTGCCAGCAGAGATAAATCACGTATAAAGCGTAGATAACATCATTGTTTTCaggttttgtttttctttgttctttttttttctttttgtcttctttttttttttttttttttatatccttctttttctctttttcgatatttGTTAAAGGAGAGcgttaaagaaaatgatgatgattatcgTAATAACTGAATTCCCTCGATAAAAATCTAATCAAACAttagtttctcttttttcttatagtaATGTTAATTGTAAAgttaataaacaaatgaaaaacaataacattattaatagaatGAGTGAACGGGGATAGTAACAGAATTATTAAAGGATCTATttgtgatataaaaaaaaaaaaaaaaagaaaaaaagaaaagaaaaagtaaagaaaaaaaaaagcagaaaaagaaagggggtgagaaaaaattaaatcttcgAGCGTTTTGTTATCGTTGAATACAACGACTTATTACATACACAACATTCATTAAAGACGATTGACATCTGCGACTGctcttatttcatttaatcttAATTACGGATCTAACGATACAACACTATCTAATTGTAAGACTATGTATCAATCACAGCGACACATAACTTGTGaatgtgtatgcatgtatatgtatgtgtatatatgcatgtatatatgtatatatgtatgtatatatgatatatgtatgtatgtatgtatgtatatatgatgtatgtatgtatgtatgtatgtatatatgtatgtatattacatgtttgtatgtatatatctatattatagtCAAAGTTACATATTCAACAttcaaacattatttttttcatcattgttacgtattcttttcttcaatacagataatattccgatcgttaatattatagttctaCATTGCAGCACTGTATGTcgtcatgtatatatataataatatgctgttttatatatatatatatatcaatcacTAATTGTACAGTTAGGACTTGTGCGCAGAGCACAAAAGCAATCACATTCAAAATATTCGAGCTACGTTTCTTGAAAACTATTCTAAAGAAAAGCGAAGTTTTCATCTTACTTTCAACATTAacttatatcattataatatcatttgtcAAATTCAAGTTagagtttctctttctttctctctctttcaaatgcAAAAATCGAAGGATAATTTTGTAAGATTTTATCAAGATTcaactttataaaattatccttCTCATTGCCAtattaaactattatattatctatgtACTTAACATTGATTATTATCAAGTATGTACTGTTAATTCATGAGATATCTcttgaacaaaaataaaattaaattatatatttacttaaatattacaaaCTCAAATGTTATTCAATCTTGcgtataattcttttaaagtatattttttttttatatttgattgatttttatagTATATCGTTGACTTTTtcttaagtaaatatatacttcAATAACTGTGTACGTTTTTACAcaaatataagtatgtatccactaataatttaacaagaataagatatAAGAATTGTTTTGTTggaaaattcaatatataagTTTTGGAATCATTAAAagcattcaaaaaaaaaaaaaaagaaaaaagaagaaacctctttttttgtaaaaatgaatTCTATAAAGATATCATCTTTTATCTAAGAACATTTtctaatatagattatatcttatttacaCTATGATTTAGttagttttaatatataattaaggtacaattaactatatatatatatatgtatgtatgtatataattctatttaacATTGACTTCACAGGAGTAGTTACgcattttttattgtattcttTGAGAAGAATTTCTTCTTATAGAAATACCTGTACTTTTGTGCGCGCCATTTTTTCACATTCTTTAAAGTAACTTTTTATAACACTTATATAAACTCttatattcgtaattattaatttctaatacaaTAACAAGGATGTGCATGTTATATGACAGTTAGCgagatcatatatttatatatataatgttctgATACTtcctaaaaatattaaaaaaaaaaaaaaagaaaaaaaaaagaaaaaaaaaagaaagaaagtagagaaaaatacattacatttgttaattaagtgCAATGTTGAgtcaaaaatttgtttatccaACTTATATATGCTATGtatgttactattatatttactactaTTAGAATTTACTTATTCACAGCTATGGCTTTTTTAAAATAGTATATTGACTACAGGCATTGACTTATGTATTTTTTgaagtagaaaaatttttttttctcaaaatcatttcaataatataaagttGTTATGaggaataatattgttaatttgaatattatttgatctatctcttttgcaaaaatatactattgtttaattaaaatatgtgATAAAGTTTCTTTCAATAATTTGCCTTGGTTATAATGATGTTTAGTcagaatttttcaatatcattgaaaatttctattcacggcactatattaattaatctctttttttttccttttttttttttaatatgtcaCTAgaattgtcttttttctttcaaggcattatgtaaaaaaatatatcgagtctaattacaaaaagattaacaaaaattttataattgcaTGTCTTGTCTATTCCAATTtggaaatatgaaagaaataaaatctttttatataaataatttacattttcttttttttatgatatagtACATGCTTGCAGTAACATTTACCGTAATATTgtcatataattatcattattttatatttgtatttgatTAAGCATATCCTTATAAATTATccaatatcttattattaattttcgacTAAATTAATCTaccatatttatttatcagcCTACATGCAAAAGTAATATTGCATCTAATtgagattaaatatttacttattttttaatgaacgatTGTTCGTaccaaaattttttaaaataagttAAACGTGTAATAActcagaagaaaataaaattttcaaatataacttAATCCACACAATAGTATggatgaatattaattaacgttacattagaaaaagatgttttctttttcttatacataataacaatCTAAAGCTTATTCAATATTCAACAGACGTTATGTTTATCTGTTGCACATAAAGAATGCTTTTATACTAATAGTTTTAACGAATATACTATTATAGTAATGACAATGACTACTTGCTGATCACATGCAAATCTTATATtaagcattatatatatatcaaccttaattaataatttattgtccATATAAGAACATCcctaattgtatttattgtctGTTCACACAGTATTgtcggttattattattattatattcatttcttaATTTAACACTAAGCGTTGTCTGGATACTAAGGAAGATCATTATTGTCAaatgttttctattattatcagcaAATTCCTTCATTCAgattattatcgaatgaaaaatattataaaataggaAGCTTCTGCTGTTACTATAAAAAGTTTATTGTAATGACATTATTCAAAATTTGTCAATGATTGTAAGAAGTatgtaaattgaaaaaaaaaaaaaaaaaattacaaattataatcaaGTTATATAGCAACCAACAAtactatcatttttctttggtttttttctttttttttttgtttatatacttAGAAAAAATCTAAGTCTCATAATTCATTATGCTCtactttcaataaataatatatcataaagtatattcgtttaaaaactatttt includes:
- the LOC124421608 gene encoding puff-specific protein Bx42, with protein sequence MSLTSLLPTPSQVVWDREDEAREQKLRQRPVSALVKAVITAPPYGQRKGWVPRNAEDFGDGGSFPEIHVAQYPLGMGMKGKETTSNALAVQLDAQGKVKYDVIARQGHSKDKIVYSKLSDLLPSEITSEEDPTLQRPADEEIDEITEKTKKALEKITRSKIAAAMPVRCAEKQAPAQYIRYTPSQQGQSFNSGAKQRVIRMVEAQIDPLEPPKFKINKKIPRGPPSPPAPVMHSPTRKVTVKEQKEWKIPPCISNWKNAKGYTIPLDKRLAADGRGLQQVHLNENFAKLAEALYIADRKAREAVEMRAQLEKKLAQKEKEKKEDHLRQLAQKAREERAGLKSSAALDKAEESRERDQLRQERHKDRARDRNLARAAPDKRSRLQRERERDISEQIALGLPAKSIPTSGEAQFDQRLFNTSKGMDSGYGHDDEYNVYDKPWKDANSIASHIYRPSKNIDKDNYGDDLEKLVKTNRFVPDKEFSGTDRSTTRSGPVQFEKDEEDPFGLDQFLKQAKHATSSTSTTTKRKEDRDQRRDDRDKRRKH